The Streptomyces sp. NBC_01463 DNA window CTGGGGCTCCGCGAGTTCGAGGCGGCGCGGCTGCGCATCGCGCAGATCAACGGCTGCCTGTTCTGCCTGGACTGGCGCACGGAGCGCGACGGGCAGAAGGTCGAGGAGGAGTTCGCCGGTGCGGTGAGCGACTGGCGCACCACCGACGCCTTCGACGAACGGACGCGGCTGGCGGCGGAGTACGCCGAGCGGTACGCCCTGGACCACCACGGCCTGGACGACGCGTTCTGGGCGCGGATGACCGCGCACTACACACAGCACGAGATCGTCGAGCTGAGCATGAGCATCGGTTCGTGGCTGGCCTTCGGCCGGCTCAACCATGTGCTGGGCCTCGACGCCGTGTGCGTGCTGCCCGGGCACTGACGGACCGGCGGCCGGCCGGGGCACTGAACGGGCTGTCGGCGGACAGCCCGGTCACGGCGTGCGTCCAGTAGGAGGACTGCCCACCCTTCTACTGGAAGGTTCGCCCCCGCGGACCCGCTGTCACAGGTCGGTGGCGATGATCTTCTCGATGTTCCGTTCGGCGAGTGCCGTGATGGTGACGAACGGATTGACGCTGGTGTTGCCGGGGATCAGCGCGCCGTCGATCACGTACAGCCCCGTGTAGCCGTGTAGGCGGCCGTAGTTGTCGGTGGCCTTGTCGAGGACCGCGCCTCCCAGCGGGTGGTACGTGAGGTGGTCGCCCCAGATCTTGTAGACGCCGAACAGGTCGGTCCGGTAGATCGTCCCCTCCTTGGAGTTGATCTTGTCGAAGATGGACTTCGCCATGTTGATGGAGGGCTGCTTCCACGCCGTCTGCCAGTCCAGGTCGACCCGGCCCGTCGCCGCGTTCCAGGTGAAGCGGGCACGGTTCGGGTTCTTCGTGATGGACAGGTAGAACGAGGCGAAGGTCTCGATCCCGGTCGGCAGCGGTGCCACCTCGGCGAACGCCCCTCCGGCGTCCCAGTTGTCGATGCCGCCGCAGGGGATGCTCGACTGGACCGCGCCGGTCGGGTCCCACAGGTGGTTGGCCCGGCCGCACATGACGTTGCCGTTGTCGCCCCAGCCCCGGCCGATCTCGTCGTTCAGGCCGGACAGGGCGCCGGTGGCCTTGAGCTTGGTCAGCAGCTTGCTGGTGCCGACGCTGCCCGCGGCGAAGAACACCTTGTCCGCGGTGACCGTCTTGGTGGCCGCGATGCCTCCGTCGGTGCGGAGTTCGTCGATGACGACGGTGTAGCCGCCGCCCGACGCCGGGGAGACCGAGGTCACCTGATGCAGGGGTGAGACGGTGACCTTGCCCGTCGCCGCGGCCTGGGCGAGGTAGGTCTTCTGCAGCGACTTCTTGCCGTAGTTGTTGCCGTACAGGATCTCGCCGGCCAGCGCCGACTTGGGTACGGTCCCGGCCGCCTCCTGCTCCATGTAGTCCCAGTCGTACACGTCCGGCACGAACACGAACGGGAAGCCGGAGCGCTGGGCGTGCTTGCGGCCGACCCTGGCGTACTTGTAGCAGTCCACGGTGTCGAACCAGGCCGGGTCGATCGTGGAGACCCCGAGCCCGGAGTTGGCGCGCGGGTAGTAGGTCGAGTACATCTCGTCGGCGCCGACCGTCGGCAGGATGGCGCCGAAGTTCTCGCGCCTGGGCGTCACCGCCATGCCGCCGTTGACGAGTGATCCGCCGCCGACGCCCCGTCCCTGGTAGACCGTGATGCCGCTGAAGTCCTCGGCGTCCAGGATGCCGGTGTAGCGCGGGATCGCCCGGTCGATGGGGAAACCGAGGAAGTTGCTCAGGGGCTGCTTGGTCTTCGTCCGGAGCCAGTACGAACGGCCGTCGGGCGAGGTCGTGTTGGCGAAGACCTTGCCGTCCGAACCCGGGGTGTCCCAGGCCATGCCCATCTCGACCATGTGGACGTGGACGCCTGCCCGGGCGAGCCGCAGTGCGGCGACGGAACCTCCGTACCCGGTGCCGATCACCAGCACGGGGACACGGTCCCCGTTGCCGATCACGGCGGCCGCACCGGTGGTCCGTGCCTGGGCGGCGGTGGCGTGGCCCGAGAGCGCGGCGGCTCCCAGGATGAAACCTGTTCTAGCGATGAATCCCCGACGCGAGACCTCGCTCGATCCCTTGTGGGGTAAGGTCGAATCCGTCATGTGACGTTCCTCACTCTCGGTCGAATGGGAACGAGTTCTACTGGCGCTTGCTCAAGAAGTCACTAGATACCTATCGGTAATTTCCCGGGCCCCGGCCGTCCGCGGCCGGCAGTGGGCCGCCGCGTCCCGGGGTGCGGCGCCGGGGCATCGCGTGGATGCTGGGAGGGTCAGCGTTCCATGAGGAGGAAAGTCATGAGCATGCTCGACAAGATCAAGGACCTGATCAAGGGGCACCCCGACCAGGCCCGCCAGGGAGTCGAGAAGGGTGGCGACTTCATCGACAAGAAGACGGGCAACAAGTACAGCGGTCAGGTCGACACCGCCCAGCAGAAGCTCAATGACCAGACCGGTGAACGCCGTCCGCCCACCGACGAACGGTAGGGCGTCGCACCCTCCATCCGTCGCACCCTCCACCAGGCCTCCACCCGCAAGGGTGGGGGCCTGGCGCCTGCGTGTGGCGGGGCGGGGACGGAACGCGGCGGAGCGGCAGCCACCCTCCCCGGTGGCTGCCGCTCCGTCGTCTTCGTGTGGCCGCGGGACCGACCGGAAGGTCAGTTGTGGCCGAACTTCCGCTCGCGCTTGTGGGAGACCTGTTCGGAGATCGCCTTCACCGCATCGGGCGTGGGCGCCGTGCTCGTCTGTTCCTTGGCCTCCGGGGCCGTGGAGTGGTCGTGGCCCCCGGTGCGCGCACCGCGGTTCTGCCGGCTCTGCTTCTTGCCCATGATCGTGCCTCCTCGCGGATGTCGGACGATGGGCCGACTTCAGACTTGCACACAAGTACGAAGGGTGCATTTCGGTCGCCGGTGCCGGACGCCCTGAAGTGCGCGGTACGGCGCCGGGGGAGCATGCTGACTGTGTGACCTGGTACGGCGCTGCCCGGCATGCTCCGCTCGATGAGGGCGGCAGCCTGTCCGGAAGGCCGAACGACGGCCGGGCGCCGGACGAACTGTCGCTGGTGCTCGCCCAGGCTGTCGTGACCGCGATCGAGTCCGCCGGCGGACAGGCCGGCGGCGTCTACCTGCCCTCCCGCACCCCCGGACTCCTGCGGCTGGCCGTGCTCGCGGGGCTGCCGGGACCGCTGTTCCGTCCCTGGTGGCGGATGCACGTGAACCGCCCGTTCCCCGTCGCCGAGGCCTTCCGGTCGGGCCACGCCGTGCACCTCGCCGACGCGGAGGAGGCGATGCGCCGCTTCCCACAGCTGATGGCGGGCCTGCCCTTCCCCTTCGGCTCCCTCTACGTGCCGGTCATCCACGGCGGCAAGCCGCTCGCCGTCCTGGTCGTGCTGCGCCCGGCGACCCCCGGGGAACCGGTGGGCACCGCCGACCGGCGCAGGCTGCGCACCGTCGCCGACGCGCTCGGCGCCGCACTGGCCGCACTGGAGTCCGCGGGGACGAAGACCCGGTGGGACGAGGAGCCGCTGCCCGTCCAGCTTCCAGCGGGCAGTTCGCCGCCGGTCCGGATCGGCCGCTTCGACTGGGACCTGGAGAGCGGCGCCGTCGGCGCGGACGACGAGCTCTGCGCCATCCTGGGCACCGGGCCGGAGCTGTTCCCCGGCACCATCGACGCACTGGCGGCGCGGCTCGCCCCCGAGGACGTCCACGGGCTGTGGACCCTGGCCCGTCAGGCGGCGGGCTCGGGCGGACCGGTCGTCCGCCGGATGCGGCTGCGCGGCCCCGACGGGCGCTCGCACCTGCTGGAGGTCTCGGGCCGCCGGGACAGCGGAGCGGAGCCCGGCGCGACGACCCATCTGACCGGGTTCCTGGTCGACCTCGGGATCGGCCCGGTCGTCGCGGAGGCGGCCGACCGGCTGCCGCGCGGCATCTTCTCCCTCGACCGTTTCGCCCGGATCACCTACATCAACCGCCTCGCGGAGGAAATCCTCGGCCGTCCCCGGTCCGAACTGGTCGGGCGGGTCCTCTGGGAGGCCCTGCCGTGGTTCGCGAACCCCGCCTACGAGGACCACTACCGCTCCGCGATGATCTCCGACGCGCCCGTCCACTTCCTCGCCCGCCGCAACACGCCGCAGCCCTGGCTCTCCGTCTCCCTGTACCCCGGGCACGACGGTCTGACGGCCGTCCTCACCCCGACCGACCAGCCGGCCTACACGCCGGGCTCCGTCGTATCGCCCGGGCTGGGGCTCGGCTCACCGGCCGACCGCTCCGCCGCGTTGTACCGGCCGGTCGCCCTCGCCATCGCGCTCACCGAGGCCGTCACCGCCCGCCAGGTGTCCGCCGTGGTGACCGAGGAACTGCTTCCCGCCTTCGGCGGCCGCCAGCTCGCGATCTACCTGCTCAAGGAGCGTCATCTCTACCTGGAGTGGGAGACCGGCTTCCCCCAGGGGTTCCTGGACCGGTTCGACGGCGTCGCCCTCGACGCCCGCATCCCCGGCGTCGAGACCCTGACCACCGGACGCCCCATCTTCTTCGAGTCGATGCAGCGGCTGGCCGCCGCGTACCCCGGCATCCCGATGGAGACCGACGTCGGCGCGCGCGCCTTCCTGCCCCTGATCGCCTCCGGACGGCACGTCGGCTCGTGCATCCTCGGCTTCGACCAGCCGCGCGGCTTCAGCCCGGAGGAGCGTACGGTCCTCACCGCACTGGCCGGACTCATCGCCCAGGCGCTCCAGCGGGCCCAGCGCTACGACACCGAGGCGGCCCTGGCCCGCGGCCTGCAGAACGTCCTGCTCCCGCACGGTCTGCCCGTCGTGGACGGCGTCGACACCGCGGGCCGTTACCTCGCCGGCACCCAGGGCATGGACGTCGGCGGCGACTGGTACGACGTCATCGAGACCGGGCAGAGGCTCGCCCTGGTCATCGGGGACGTACAGGGCCACGGCGTGGCCGCCGCCGCGACCATGGGCCAACTGCGCAGCGCGGTGCGGGCCTTCGCGCTCAGCGGGCACGATCCGCTGGAAGTGATGAGCGGGACCAACCGGCTGCTCATCGATCTCGACCCCGGCCAGTTCGCGAGCTGCTGCTACATCGTCATGGACCCGGCCACCGGCAGCACCCAGGCGGTGCGGGCCGGCCATCCGCAGCCCGTGCTGCGCCGCCCCGACGGCACCGTCGAGGTCATGGACCTGCCGGGCGGCATCGTGCTCGGTGTCGACGCCGACGCGACGTACCCCGTCACCGAACTGGAGCTGGCCCCCGGCGCGATGCTCGCCCTGTACACCGACGGCATGGTCGAGGAGTCCGGAACGGACATCGACGTCGGCGTCGAGCGGCTGCGCAGCACCATCGCCGAGCGCGGCGCTGCCTCCCTGGCCGAGATGGCTGATCATGTGATCGGCCGGGCCAGGCAGGCCGCGGACCGGCCCGACGACATCGCCCTGCTGCTCGCGGCCCGGTGGGCCGCCGGGACCGCGTAGCTCCCCGGGCGATGCCGCCGGCCCGGCGGGGCAGCTCACCCGGTGACGGCCGCTTCCCGGCCGGTGCCCGAGGGTTCGGGCCGCGGCCTGCCCGGGAGCAGCAGACCCGCGAGGAAGACCACGGCCGCCGCCGCCACCGGCCACCAGAAGGCGTGGGCGAACGTGGCGGCGGTGGGGGCCGGCACGGAACCGCCGGCCTGCAGGATCAGGGCGACGACGGCGATGCCCAGCGAGGCCCCGATCTGGTTGAGGATGAACACGGCGCCGGTGGCGCCCGCCACCGCGTCGCCCGGCACGGTCCGGTAGACCGATCCCATCGTCGGCGCACCGACCAGGCCCATCCCGAAACCGGCGGCGAACTGGGCCGCGGTCAGCCAGATCTGGGGAGTTCCGGCATCGGCACCGGTGAAGACCAGGGCGCCGGCCCCGATCAGCAGGGCTCCGGTGGGCACCAGCCGGCGGGCACCGAGACGGTCCGCGAGCCGGCCCGCCACCGGCATCCCGATGAGCGTGCCGAGGCCCAGCGGGGCGAGCAGGAGTCCGGACCGCAGTACGCCGTGGCCGTGCACCTGCTGGTAGTAGAGCGGCAGCAGGAACAGCAGGGAGAACAGCCCGCCGCCGAGCAGGAACATCGTCGCGACGCTCGCGCCGAACCCCTTGTTGGCGAACAGGCGCAGATCGAGCAGGGGTATGCGGGTGGTGCGCAGGGCGTGCACGGCGTACACGGTGAACAGGGCGATGCCCAGGGTCAGGGCGATGATCACCCCGGCGTCCCCGAACCCCTGGCCGCCGGCCCGGGACAGCGCGAACACGAGCGCGGCGAAGCCGGGGCAGAGCAGGGCGACACCGGGGGCGTCGAGCGGTACGGGGTCCGCGGCCCGCGGCGGGTCGGCCGGCAGGACGCGGACGGCCAGCACGATCGCGGCGAGGGCGAACGGGATGTTGACCAGGAACATCCACTGCCAGGAGAAGTTGTCCAGCAGCAGCCCGCCGATGACCGGGCCGACCACGGGACCGAGGGTGATCGGTACGGAGACCAGACCCATGACCCGGCCGATGCGGGCGGGCCCCGCGGCGCCCGCGACGACCGTCATCATGATCGGGTCGACCATCCCGCCGCCGAGACCCTGGACGACGCGGAAGGCGATCAGGCTCTCCGCGTTCCAGGCGACGGCGCAGAGCGCCGACCCGGTCAGGAAGACCGAGAGTCCCAGCAGCCACATCCGCTTGGCGCCGAAGCGGACCACGGCCCACCCGGCCACCGGGATCGCGAGGGCGACCGCGAGGAGATAGCCCGTGGTGACCCACTCGACGGTGGCCAGGGTCGCGTGGAACTCGCCGCCCAGCGTGCTGATCCCGACGTTGACGATCGTCGCGTCCAGGTAGGACATCATCCCGCCGAGCACCATGACGCCGACCAGGGTGAGCAGCGCGGCATCGAGCCCGGCCGCCCCGCTCCCCGCTCGTTTCGTTACAGACACAGAAACCCCTTTTAACCGAGCCATCCAAGTAACTTTACTGGGTAGTTAAATCCGGTGGCTGGCACGGTAGCATGACGGCATGAGTGTCGGCGAGAACATGACGACGGCCGGTGGCCAGGCGGACCGAGGGCGGCTGGACAAGCGCCGGGCGATCGTGGAGGCCGCCCTCCGGGTGTTCGCGCAGGTCGGCTACGCGCAGGCCAGCCTGGACGTGATCGCGGCCGAGGCCGGGGTCTCCAAGCCGACGATCTACAACCACCTGGGGTCGAAGGAGAATCTGTTCCGGTACGTCATGACGGAGACCGCGGCCCGGGCCAACGCCAAGACGCTCGACGTGCTGACGGCCTTCCCCACCGACCCGGCACAGCTGCGGCCCGGCCTCGAGGACGTGGCGCACAAACTCGTCGACTGCTACTGCGACGAGCAGTCCGAGGCCGTGCGCCGGCTGCTGTACGCGGAGGCCGTGCGCTTCCCCGACCTCTTCGACGCGGTACGGGCCAGCGGACCCAACCAGTTCACCGAGGCCCTGGCGGGCCGGCTGGCCCGGTTCGCGAACGCCGGGCACCTGCGGATCGAGGACCCGGTCCGGGCGGCCAACCAGTTCATTGCGCTCGTCTACGAGGAGGTGCCGGCGATGACCGCGCTGGGCACCCGTCCGCTCGACCCGGCGGACGTCTCGAAGGTCGTGGAGGCGGGAGTGGACACCTTCCTTCGCGCCTTCGGCCCGGCCCCCTCCGGTGCGGCCTGACAGTCGGGTCGGCACGGACCGGAACGGGTCTCCGCCCGCGCCGGAGCGGGCCGGGGCGGGCGGAGACCGGGCGGCTCAGCGCCTGCGCGGGCCCGGAGCCGGGACGAGGCGTACCGCCGTGTTCAGGACGTGGTCGATCACGTCGTGCGAGGGCTTGTCCGTCAGGTTGGTGAGCAGCCGGGCCAGGGTGTTCAGCAGGAACGGCGAGTTCATCACGTACCGGTTGAGCACCGGCTGGAAACCCGACCTGCTGAAGACCAGATCGGCCGCCTTGTTGCCGAGCCGGTAGTAGCTGCCCCAGCGGCGGTTCATCTCGACGGGGTAGTGGTGGAGCGCCCGCTCCCGCCTCGGACCCGCCGGCAGGGCCAGGGCGAGCGCCGCCGACTCGGCCGCGACCTCGCCGGCCTCCATCGCCTGGCCGATGCCCTCACCGTTCCACGGGCTGATCATGCCTCCCGAATCGCCGACCAGGAGGAGCCCCCTCGTGTACAGCGGATGCCGGTTGAAGCCCAGGGGCAGCGCGGCGCTGCGCACCGGCCCCTCGGCGTTCTCCTCGCGCAGTCCCCACTCCTGCGGGGTCCGCGCCAGCCACCGGTCCAGGGTGGCCCGCAGGTCTGCCTTGCCGTGCCGGTGGTGGGGGATCGCACCGAGACCCACGTTGACCCGGCCGTCACCCATCGGGAAGATCCAGCCGTACCCCGGCAGGAAGTGGTCGCTCCGGGGGTAGCGGAGGTCGGCCCAGAGCTCCAGGAACTCCTCCCGGGAACGCTCGGGGCTCCGGTAGTAGCGGCGGGCCGCCGTGGCGATCTGCCGCTTCGCGTCCCGCTGCAGCCCCATCGCGAGGGCGAGCCGCGCGGAGGCGCCGTCCGCGGCGATGACGACCGGAGCGCGGTGCACCACCGGTTCCCCGGCCCCCGACACGGCGGTGACACCGGTGATCCGGCCCGCCCGGTCGGTCACCGGATCCGTCACCTTCACCCCGGTGCGCAGCCGCGCCCCGGCGGCCACCGCGTGCCGGGCCAGGATGTCGTCGAAGTCGTGCCGGCTGCGGGTGAGGCCGAAATCCGGGTAGCCGCCCAGTGACGGCCAGTCGATCTGCACCTGCCGGTCCCCGGTCACCCAGCGCATCCCGCGCGACCGCGTCCAGCCGGGTGCCGAGATGTCGATGCCCATCCGGATCAGCTGGTGCACGGCACGCGGGGTGAGGCCGTCCCCGCACACCTTCTCCCGCGGGAACGCGGACTTCTCCAGCAACAGCACGTCGACGCCCGCTCTGGCGAGATGGAAGGCGGCGGACGAGCCGGCCGGCCCCGCCCCCACCACGATCACCTGGGCCTCCTCGGCGGAGCCTTCGTCCGGTGCGGACTGGTCTGCGTGCGCTTCCCGCATGGGAACCCTTTCCTGGGGCGGCCGGCGCCGCCCGCGGACGGCGACCCTGTACACCGACATCCTGCCGGTTCGGACCGCTCCGCGGCAGGGTGATCAACACCCCGGAACACACGGGCAGTCGGCTGCGACGTGTTCCGGAAGTCCCGCCCGCCCGGCGCCGGAACGCGGGTCGGGACCGCACGGAGTGCGGTCCCGATGGCGAAGAAGAGAGCGGCGCGGAAGTCAGTAAGGCAGCGGGCGCCCCGACGGGGTGCGCAGATCGAGCGGCGGCGGCCTGGAAGGAAGCTGGGGACGTCGGACGATCCTGATGCGGCCCACTGCACCACCTCCTGTCGGTCCCTGTCATATGCCCTCCGGTGCGGCGTTCACACATCCGGC harbors:
- a CDS encoding carboxymuconolactone decarboxylase family protein → MIIDIPEGQEPIGYVWGDMVPGIGMAAANFSLSVYEHTTLGLREFEAARLRIAQINGCLFCLDWRTERDGQKVEEEFAGAVSDWRTTDAFDERTRLAAEYAERYALDHHGLDDAFWARMTAHYTQHEIVELSMSIGSWLAFGRLNHVLGLDAVCVLPGH
- a CDS encoding GMC oxidoreductase; this encodes MTDSTLPHKGSSEVSRRGFIARTGFILGAAALSGHATAAQARTTGAAAVIGNGDRVPVLVIGTGYGGSVAALRLARAGVHVHMVEMGMAWDTPGSDGKVFANTTSPDGRSYWLRTKTKQPLSNFLGFPIDRAIPRYTGILDAEDFSGITVYQGRGVGGGSLVNGGMAVTPRRENFGAILPTVGADEMYSTYYPRANSGLGVSTIDPAWFDTVDCYKYARVGRKHAQRSGFPFVFVPDVYDWDYMEQEAAGTVPKSALAGEILYGNNYGKKSLQKTYLAQAAATGKVTVSPLHQVTSVSPASGGGYTVVIDELRTDGGIAATKTVTADKVFFAAGSVGTSKLLTKLKATGALSGLNDEIGRGWGDNGNVMCGRANHLWDPTGAVQSSIPCGGIDNWDAGGAFAEVAPLPTGIETFASFYLSITKNPNRARFTWNAATGRVDLDWQTAWKQPSINMAKSIFDKINSKEGTIYRTDLFGVYKIWGDHLTYHPLGGAVLDKATDNYGRLHGYTGLYVIDGALIPGNTSVNPFVTITALAERNIEKIIATDL
- a CDS encoding antitoxin, encoding MSMLDKIKDLIKGHPDQARQGVEKGGDFIDKKTGNKYSGQVDTAQQKLNDQTGERRPPTDER
- a CDS encoding SpoIIE family protein phosphatase, which produces MLAQAVVTAIESAGGQAGGVYLPSRTPGLLRLAVLAGLPGPLFRPWWRMHVNRPFPVAEAFRSGHAVHLADAEEAMRRFPQLMAGLPFPFGSLYVPVIHGGKPLAVLVVLRPATPGEPVGTADRRRLRTVADALGAALAALESAGTKTRWDEEPLPVQLPAGSSPPVRIGRFDWDLESGAVGADDELCAILGTGPELFPGTIDALAARLAPEDVHGLWTLARQAAGSGGPVVRRMRLRGPDGRSHLLEVSGRRDSGAEPGATTHLTGFLVDLGIGPVVAEAADRLPRGIFSLDRFARITYINRLAEEILGRPRSELVGRVLWEALPWFANPAYEDHYRSAMISDAPVHFLARRNTPQPWLSVSLYPGHDGLTAVLTPTDQPAYTPGSVVSPGLGLGSPADRSAALYRPVALAIALTEAVTARQVSAVVTEELLPAFGGRQLAIYLLKERHLYLEWETGFPQGFLDRFDGVALDARIPGVETLTTGRPIFFESMQRLAAAYPGIPMETDVGARAFLPLIASGRHVGSCILGFDQPRGFSPEERTVLTALAGLIAQALQRAQRYDTEAALARGLQNVLLPHGLPVVDGVDTAGRYLAGTQGMDVGGDWYDVIETGQRLALVIGDVQGHGVAAAATMGQLRSAVRAFALSGHDPLEVMSGTNRLLIDLDPGQFASCCYIVMDPATGSTQAVRAGHPQPVLRRPDGTVEVMDLPGGIVLGVDADATYPVTELELAPGAMLALYTDGMVEESGTDIDVGVERLRSTIAERGAASLAEMADHVIGRARQAADRPDDIALLLAARWAAGTA
- a CDS encoding DHA2 family efflux MFS transporter permease subunit, yielding MSVTKRAGSGAAGLDAALLTLVGVMVLGGMMSYLDATIVNVGISTLGGEFHATLATVEWVTTGYLLAVALAIPVAGWAVVRFGAKRMWLLGLSVFLTGSALCAVAWNAESLIAFRVVQGLGGGMVDPIMMTVVAGAAGPARIGRVMGLVSVPITLGPVVGPVIGGLLLDNFSWQWMFLVNIPFALAAIVLAVRVLPADPPRAADPVPLDAPGVALLCPGFAALVFALSRAGGQGFGDAGVIIALTLGIALFTVYAVHALRTTRIPLLDLRLFANKGFGASVATMFLLGGGLFSLLFLLPLYYQQVHGHGVLRSGLLLAPLGLGTLIGMPVAGRLADRLGARRLVPTGALLIGAGALVFTGADAGTPQIWLTAAQFAAGFGMGLVGAPTMGSVYRTVPGDAVAGATGAVFILNQIGASLGIAVVALILQAGGSVPAPTAATFAHAFWWPVAAAAVVFLAGLLLPGRPRPEPSGTGREAAVTG
- a CDS encoding TetR/AcrR family transcriptional regulator yields the protein MSVGENMTTAGGQADRGRLDKRRAIVEAALRVFAQVGYAQASLDVIAAEAGVSKPTIYNHLGSKENLFRYVMTETAARANAKTLDVLTAFPTDPAQLRPGLEDVAHKLVDCYCDEQSEAVRRLLYAEAVRFPDLFDAVRASGPNQFTEALAGRLARFANAGHLRIEDPVRAANQFIALVYEEVPAMTALGTRPLDPADVSKVVEAGVDTFLRAFGPAPSGAA
- a CDS encoding geranylgeranyl reductase family protein — its product is MREAHADQSAPDEGSAEEAQVIVVGAGPAGSSAAFHLARAGVDVLLLEKSAFPREKVCGDGLTPRAVHQLIRMGIDISAPGWTRSRGMRWVTGDRQVQIDWPSLGGYPDFGLTRSRHDFDDILARHAVAAGARLRTGVKVTDPVTDRAGRITGVTAVSGAGEPVVHRAPVVIAADGASARLALAMGLQRDAKRQIATAARRYYRSPERSREEFLELWADLRYPRSDHFLPGYGWIFPMGDGRVNVGLGAIPHHRHGKADLRATLDRWLARTPQEWGLREENAEGPVRSAALPLGFNRHPLYTRGLLLVGDSGGMISPWNGEGIGQAMEAGEVAAESAALALALPAGPRRERALHHYPVEMNRRWGSYYRLGNKAADLVFSRSGFQPVLNRYVMNSPFLLNTLARLLTNLTDKPSHDVIDHVLNTAVRLVPAPGPRRR